Within Lolium rigidum isolate FL_2022 chromosome 5, APGP_CSIRO_Lrig_0.1, whole genome shotgun sequence, the genomic segment ATGATAGACTCATGGTACTGGATTCTAGAATGATCCTACGAATTGCGGCCATAGTGCAGAATCAGCAGTTTTATTCAGCATCAAGATTCTGGAAACGCTCAAGAGTGAACACAACAGGAAACAGAGGTGAACACAATGGAACATAGAGGTGGATATATCGACCAGGAGCTGTGGAAATAACGCCACGGCCGTAGCTGTGCACAACCTAGCAGGTTAGTAGTTGCTCTATCAAATTACTAGTAACAACGCCACAGAACACCATCTGCATCCAGGGGCATACACACAGTAATCACCTTACAGAAAGCCAGGTACTAGAAACTCTACATCGATAGCAAGCGCCACGCCCTAATTGTGCCACCATCTCTCAAAGCAGCAGCATGACAGTTCACAATCAAGCTGGACGGAAGCACAACCTAACGCAACAATCAAAAGAGCGGTGACCAACCTAGCTATGCAAATCCAACTTTACTCTGCATCCGTAAGAGCTCGCGAATACTAGGATCCTAGCAGGCAACCCTACAGCAGCAACGCCGGAAGAACATGGTACCGTGAATTAATCAAGTAGGCGACGCATAAATAGCTAGATCGATGGGGGCataagagagagaggagaggggggGAGAGGGATGCTGACATAGTTGAGCGCCCAGTTCTCCTCGTTGTGGTACTGCGAGTCCCAGAAGGCCTTGATCTtgtccagcgccgccgccatgtccTCCGCTCTCCCTGATTCTCCGGCGAGTTCTAGCAGCTAGGGTTTGTCTTCGCGTGGCTGCGGTTGGATGGATTCGTGTTGAGCTTTTGATGCGCAGCCGAGCCCAGCCCTTGTATGGGTCTGCTGGGCTTTCACGGGAGGCCCAGCCCTTATATGGGTCTGCTGGGCTTTTCACTTCAGGCCCGCGTGCACTCGTATTTGGGCCCAAAGAAGAGCAAAAGAACAAGAGAAATGGCAAAAATAAATCCGACTCCGCTGGGGATCGAACCCAGAATCTCTGGTTTCGTAGACCAGCGCCTTATCCATTGGGCCACGGAGTCACTTGATGAAACAGACAAATTTAGAAACTATCTATACAAACATGTTAATGCATCATATCGTAAGTAAGATCTCTGAGTGCTGCAGAAATCGCCACGTCTCCCGCTTGGATAAATCAGGCAGAGGCCACACTGCCCACACATCATCACCACTTCTCCTGGGAAGGGAACCTTGCACGTCGCCAAGGAGAGAACCATTAGTAGGTACCAGAGCATAGGAAAGGATCCATCGCGACGTACTCGACGACAGCTACCTAGCGGAGGCAATGGCGTCACTCCTGTCGCCGAACACCGTCGGCGCGACCACGGCGAGGCCGAGCACCAGCATCAGTCGAGGCCGTGTCACCGCCATGGCCACCAAGGGCCCCAAGCCCAGCTCCGGCACAAAAAGGTCATCGGTAAGCTCCTAGCGCCTGCCTTTACTTTCAATACGTGTCCAAGAACGCGCGGGCGGCCGGCGATACTGAGCGACGCGCGTCTGTGGCGCATGCAGGGCACGGTGACGGTGTTCCCGGTGTCGGTGGGGAGGCCCGCGGGCCCGCCGCGGCCGGGCACGACCAAGGGGTCGGCGCCGGTGAAGCTGCTGACGAACGTGCAGAAGCTGCGGCTGCTGACCAAGGCGGAGAAGGCGGGCCTGCTGTCGGCGGCGGAGCGCGCGGGGCTGTCGCTGTCGGCGGTGGAGCGGCTCGGGCTGCTGTCCAAGGCGGAGGAGCTCGGGGTGCTGTCGGCCGCCACCGACCCCGGCACCCCCGGCGCGCTGCAGGGCCtcgcgctgctgctgctcgccgccggccccgccgtcgtcttcctcgtccCCGAGCAGTACCCCTGGGAGGTCGCGCTCCAGGCCGTCGCCGCGCTCGTCAGCGTCGCCGGTGGGTCCGCCGCGTTCGCGGCTTCCAATTTCGTGTCCAGGCTCCAGGGCTCCTCCGGCTGATCGGTCTTCGGTCAGTACTTATGTGGTTTTGGCGCGTTTCTAGCATCAGTAATCGCGTAGAGTTAATCTACTTGTGTAAACATCGGTTGATAACTTGATATATAGTACAGTACGATGCAACCACTTCTACTTGGTTTTTGCTGATGTAGCATATGATATAAGTTGAAGGATTCAGACTTACTTAAAATCGTGAAGGATTTAGACGTGCTTAAAATCATGAAGGATTCAGATAATTCTTCAGACGGCCAGATCGTTCATATGCAAAACTTTGGGGGCTGTGGGAGACGACTATTATTTTTTTGCCATTTTCAGAGAGATGCCGGAAGTTTGTTAAAGTTTCAGTTCATGTTTTTGGATGTGTTTTAGGTCATTTGGGGCAAATAATAATTCATGTATGAGGTTCCGCTGTGATCCCTCGTGGTCGTGGTGAAAATTATCGATGCTAAGCTCAGACAACAAAAGTCCAAACAAGAAGTTGTTTTCAATATAAATGTTTATTTTGTACGTTCTACCTTTTTGGCCAATTTTAGCTAATTATGAGATCTTGGTCTTGGCTAGCCAAATCGTTGATATGAACACTTGAGTACAAATCCACAGACCAACAAACTCCTATTAAAAAAGACAATAAGTTTGCATTTCGTTTACCAATTCCATGATGTGTACGTCAACTTACTGAGAAGTAACATCTCCTAAGCAATATGATATGAGCATATGAAATCAGATTTGTTGAATAGAAACTAGGTTTGTTTGCCTAATTATCAAACTTTTAGTTTTCAGCCAAGTTTGAACATGGTTTTTGCAGTTTGTATGGATTTAAGGATATTTTAAAGGTTGTCGACCCTTAGGATATATTGTTTTCTATATGAGCCTTTTGTACTTTAAAATTGAGACTGTGAGATTCATGGAAAACATTTATATGCATAAAAATTAAAAGGAATCTCAATATGAGCATAAATCCTATTTTAGTGTTTCTTAAATAAGTTTAGTGCATTTTGTCACTATTTACTCGAATTATCAGGAGAAGAGACAAAGACTTAGGCAAAACCTACATTTCATGTGGTCGTTGTGGTGTCAATAGATGGAGGGACCGAAATTTTGAACATAGTgtattgtttttatttattttatatagaTTTATGTGTTATTTGTGATGATGTCTCAACCACGAGAAAAAAGTCACCCTAAATAAAGTCTCACGACTCTATCTTCGTCATTGTGTGGCTATCATGAACAACACGGCCTATATTGGAGAGCATGTGGTGGTTTGTCGCACAGTTCTTTATTTGAAGACCGTATAGTTCATCATCTGGCGCTTGGCCTCTTTGGCAAAGGTGACGACAATGGTGGTGGTAATGGTTCTCATGTTATGTTCTTTTGTGCCCACAAACTTCTTCTCAGACAGGCGGTGGTATTAATTTGTGGTTCGACAACCTGTTTGAAGATGTCTATTCTGGACACATCAGGTTCAACCATATCTAAGGCTCACTAGATGAGAGACTCATCGTATCTTAATTTTTTCAAGAGTAATTAGTGTAACTTGTACATGCTTGATATTCTGCAAGTTTTAAAGCATATGAGGACCGTTAAGATGTTAAAAGAGAGCCAGAGACGATGACTTCAAAGATCTTTTAAcacattttttttagttttatccAAGATCTTTGAAATTTGTATATTTTTCAGTTAAGTCGGGTTAGTGTAGTCATGTAAATTAATCAACAAAGTCAAACAAGAAAATGATTCTCTTCCCCCATCTCCAAAATTCATGAGTTTATTTCTAATGCATCATCTTAAAGCATCACACCAACGTTGCCTCACTCGCGTGCTCCATCCTATTTCTCGCCTTTAATCAGACCACGCGTCTCCCTCCCCTCTTGCCTCCACCTTGAGAGTCGACTTCCTCTTCCCGGTGTTTCCCTGTTTCTTCTCCGGTGACCGGGTCGACCCTTGTCCATGGTGCTGGCTTGGTTTGGAGTGGTGGCATCGGTAAGCTTCTTCTTCTGAGTCGGTGTGGTGCTGATAGGAAGGAGATATATATCCATGCTGCTATCTGATCCAGGTTGTTGCAGGGAAGATTTGAGCTGCGATTTGGAGATTTCTACATGGTGGTTATGGCAGGCTACTGTGATCCTCGGCTGAAGAGTCGGTCTCTCCAGGCATCGTGGATGGCACGTACTCAACCTCCAATTTGTAGGCCCTTCGAAGGTTTCTTGCCGGTGTTCAACACACTTGCTGCCCCAAGTGGTATTGTCCCCGGAGCTGGCAAAGGTGGCCGGCGATGGAGGCCTTGCTCTTGTGCACTGACGGTCTTGGAGACCATCCTAGGCACTGGCCCAGTCTTCCAACATTAAACCCAAACTATTTGGCCAGTGAAACCGATAAATATTATCCAATTAATGACATCTTTTCTATTCGGCCCATGCTTTTCATTTTGGCTAAACAATCGGCCCCTCCTAGTTTCGGAGGGGTCACGCTCCACCACTGCATGCTCTGGTGGTCAAGAAGAAGCACCCGATTGCTTTTCTTGTAATCAAAAGGCTCATGTAAATTCAGAGGTCtgctttgtaattttcattttccttGGTGTCCTCTGTAACTTGTGCCCCACCGACTGAAATGAAGCAACTAGGCCCTTTGGGGCCTTTCCCTCGTTCAAAAAAAGCATCACACCAAAATATATGTTTTCCGAGATTGCTAATGAAGTTGTACTACGTTGCTAATGAAAATCATCTAACTAAAATCGTGCTACTTTTAATTAAGGGAGTAGCCTATGGACATGGTGTTTTTGCTTCTGGGTGCatatatttaaaatgcatttcaaaatgcATTACATACTAAATAATGTCAAAATATTTCAAAAGAAAATATTGAGCATAATTTCTGCGTCTTACAtgttcacaaagtcgtttcatgaaaaaccgAATTGTCATGTGTCTTGTGCAAAAAATACAAAATTTGATGCTAAAATAAGACATTTTGAGAGGCAtttgtttgtcttttttgcacaagccATGGAAAATGTCAATTTGTTATGAAACTGTAAGTGAGCATGTAGAATGTGGAGATAAATGAGCACAAATTTGTTCCcgaattttctgaaattttaaaatttgtttttGAATAAAGAGAGCATCTCCACCTGGGATCAAAAGTGCATTTCTGGTAGCCTATTGCCTATATTCATTTTTTTCAACTAAGTAAAATAAACCTGAGAGCTTACATATTAATTGTGAATTTGTTGAGAGTATAACAAGTGATGCCTAGCCAGACCCTAAAAACTCAAAATACCAGAAAAAGGACCCCTGGTCATTGTAAACGAAGATGGTATTAATTTTGACCAAATTTTCTCCACTGACGAATTAAacctaactcaacttgatgttttgGAAAGCAAAGTACAATAAAATTGAAATGCCTAGCCCTACCACAATGCACAATATCATTAAATCATTGATAATCCCCAAGTGTAGGGAATCACCGTAGTAGAATTCGATaattatttgagtgtcgaacccacgagtagTTGAAGGTAAACTATTTATTCTCTAAaatcctataacccacttatatagcCCTTCGTGCAAAGCAATATACTAGAGTGTGTAAAGTTGTTTTTACTACTAATTAGAAAATGATGAGGCATCGAAAGTAGAAGCAGGTATCTCAACGAAAGTGTTTAGGATTTTATTTATTTCATTCATTTGGTTGTGATACTTCCAGACAAACATCCTTTTCACAATGGAGGGATGCTTTTTTGTTTTAGCGTAAAATTAATTGACACAAATTTATATAAAATGTTTTCCAAAATCTGAGCTACAATAATTTGAATTAAAGCGATTATCTTTTTATACTCCTTTTAATGATCATTAGTATTTTAATTTTCGGTTTATCTTAACTATTTACCCGAAATTTCTGCAAGTTCAAACTTCAAAGCCACCGCATGGTTATTTACGGCACCTGAGCGTGCGATTGCTTCCGACCCTCTGTCCACTGACAAGCGGGACCCGAAAGTCAGCGATGTGCGGCATAGccctcgtcctctccggcgaccacctAGTCGTCgccccctccaccgccgccgccgccgccacatacGGAACACGGTTCCCCGACGAGGTACTGTCCCTAGCATTCGCCGCAACCTCTCAAAGCAGAACTAAACCCCTCCCTTGTGGTTTCCcaagccctaaaccctaatcgAGCCAAGCTGTACACGCGCGTGCAGGGGGAGGGCGTGTCGGTGGGCGAGCTCGAGGAGGCCCTGCGGCGGCGAGGCCCGGATAGCCTTGGACGCCACAGGCTCCACCTTTGCGCGGACGGCACGATCCTTGGGGGTAAGGGTGGCGCACCCCTTCACTAGTAGTATGCTTTGGAGTTTTGGTCGCTCCGGCCATTCCTTATGGCGAGTGTCGTGTGCTGCAGATGGGGTAGGTTGTGACCGTGGAGCCTGGGTTGGAGGCGGTGTGGGCACAACAGAGTTGTGCTTCATTGGTGCCACGCTGCAGCTCAGGGGAGCTGAGCCGGTTTCGCAGCCGCTTGTGGCTCAATCAGGAAATGTTCTAGTGTACAATGGTAATGCTGAACTAAGaacagtactccctccggttcatattaattgactctaatatggatgtatctagacatattttagttctagatacatgcatattggagtcaattaatatgaatcggagggagtactatttttttGTTCATTCTTTCGTCACAGATTGATGCCTTCTGATATCTGGCGTATATGCTGTTGTATATTGGGAATTGCACATTTCGCTAGTGATTACTTATAATCAAGCAGCTCCATATTTAGTTGATTATGTTTCTTAACTGATTTGTTGACCAGACTTATATTCAGTACTCAGCGACAGTAATCCTTTTTGAATCGTACGCATATAAGATATATCTTTCTTCAGTACCAGGAAATTCATCTGAAAACCAGACATTGACGTAGCAATGATATTTATTCTTGCTTTCCTTTCATTTAAGTACTGCAGTCATTGCTATACTTGAAATTCTACACTGAACTTGTTATTTTCATTATAAGGTGAGATATACGGAGGAATTGACATTGGCAAAGATCAGAATGACACTCAATCACTTCTGTCTTCACTGGAATCTTGCTGCTCATGTGACCTCCATGCTGTTGATAGTGATGAAGCATACCCTTGCTGTGAGTGTTCAGGGAAATCAGTTCCACAGATCCTCTCAACCATCAAAGGACCATGGGCTTTGATATACTGGCAGGCAGGTAATTGTGATGTTTGACTTGTTTGAATTATGCTGTAGATTCTGTTTCCTAACATCCAGGTCACTTTGAACTTCCAGGCAGACTCAAAAACATTGTGGTTTGGCCGGGATGCATTTGGGAGAAGGAGCCTCTTGGTACACTGGCCCACTCCTGATGATTCACGTTTTATATTATCATCAGTATCACCCCCTTCGTTATCAGGGAATAAATCTGGTAAGATAAGCGTAATTTCTTGTTTCTATCTTAGTATCTTATCAATGGTTTGTTCATCCTCCTTttcgaaaatttgaaaaaatttgtGAATATAAAATAAGCTGTGATGTTGCATCTGATGTTTCTGATTCTGTACATGTGTTGAATGTTGCAACTCATATCTAATTGTGCATGCCCATTCTCATATATAAACTCTCTTCACTCCTACAGCAACGGAGGTAATTGGATTGGAGTCAGGGGCAGACCCTGATTTTTCTGGCGGTACCAAAGTTAGCTACTGGGAAGAGCTTCCTTGTGGGATATACAGCATTCACCTGAAAAGGCTTGAGAATATTGCCGCATGTATGAAGGAAGGACGTTTTGTCGAAGTTAGAAAACATGACTGGACGGATTGTTGTTTGCACACATTAATACGATGGGAGAGAAAATCGACTGTTCCTACTACCTCTGTCCCGGGCAAGAGTTCTGTTGACGAAGGCAACCAGCAACTGTCCCCGAGTTTCAGAAACTCGAAAAAAGTTGCAGATAGTACAAATGTTGGGCTTGAGAAAAGAGATCTCCCGAACTGCATAACACAGTCAGGTGCATGAAATGTTTGCGAGAAATTATGAAATCATTTAACTTTAAAGTTGTTAATGCTGATACCTCTTTTATATTTTTTCAGTACATAGAGTATTGATTGCACTAAGAGAATCTGTAATGCTGCGAACTAACATGAACAGACTGTATGAGGTCAGTAGCGAACACTTAAGTTCTAACTTCTACCCCTTGAAATATCGTCTTCTTTTTAACAACTCCACCAGCCTAATAATGATTTGacactttcatcattgaaatggcTCTATCTTCTTTCTTGCAATGCTTCTACCTTTTCTCATGTTGCATTTTTCGTTAGCTAGTCTACCAGGCTAACGTTACAGGGTCCTTGCCTTTGACAGGGTGATCTAAATAAACTCAAGGATGAGGAGTTGGCTCCGATAGCAATCCTTTTCTCTGGTGGCTTGGACTCCATGATACTTGCAGCATTACTAGACCATTGCCTTGATTCTAAATGTATGTTCAAGCCTGTTGCTTTGACTACATTTTATTTATGACTATCTTCTTTTGAACATATAGTGAGGAAGTTAGCTGCTTAATGGTACtccacaaaatattggttttgaGGAAAATTAACTAAGATTTTGAGCAGGGACAATCGATTTGCTGAATGTCAGTTTTGACGGCCAGCTTGCTCCAGATAGGGTTTCTTCACTGGCAGGACTGAGGGAGCTACAAAGAATCTCCCCTCTGCGGAGGTGATTTGACCTGAACATTACATGTTATTTGCCTTGACGGCTTGTATTTAGTGCTGAACATAGATGACTTATACTGATGCTTGTTTGCACATATCAGTGCACCCATCATGTTTCTGTTCAAAACTAATTCTGGACTCAGTTTCTGGCACTCGTGTTAT encodes:
- the LOC124653653 gene encoding mitochondrial import receptor subunit TOM5 homolog produces the protein MAAALDKIKAFWDSQYHNEENWALNYKVLKAAGLFAGSIFLMRTQGDNMVI
- the LOC124652856 gene encoding asparagine synthetase domain-containing protein C4F6.11c, which codes for MCGIALVLSGDHLVVAPSTAAAAATYGTRFPDEGEGVSVGELEEALRRRGPDSLGRHRLHLCADGTILGGKDGVGCDRGAWVGGGVGTTELCFIGATLQLRGAEPVSQPLVAQSGNVLVYNGEIYGGIDIGKDQNDTQSLLSSLESCCSCDLHAVDSDEAYPCCECSGKSVPQILSTIKGPWALIYWQADSKTLWFGRDAFGRRSLLVHWPTPDDSRFILSSVSPPSLSGNKSATEVIGLESGADPDFSGGTKVSYWEELPCGIYSIHLKRLENIAACMKEGRFVEVRKHDWTDCCLHTLIRWERKSTVPTTSVPGKSSVDEGNQQLSPSFRNSKKVADSTNVGLEKRDLPNCITQSVHRVLIALRESVMLRTNMNRLYEGDLNKLKDEELAPIAILFSGGLDSMILAALLDHCLDSKWTIDLLNVSFDGQLAPDRVSSLAGLRELQRISPLRRWRLVEIDTDLANLKGESEHVMSLIHPSNTYMDLNIGIALWLAASGDGWVNGQDGHRYKYKSTSRVLLVGSGADEQCAGYGRHRTKYRVGGWVSLDAEMRLDVQRIWKRNMGRDDRCISDHGKEARFPFLDENVIKTLLEIPLWEIANLDEPAGKGDKKILREVAKLLGLQEASFLPKRAIQFGSRIARESNRKNFGSNRAANQASAGSVEVHKRNH
- the LOC124657742 gene encoding uncharacterized protein LOC124657742, with the translated sequence MASLLSPNTVGATTARPSTSISRGRVTAMATKGPKPSSGTKRSSGTVTVFPVSVGRPAGPPRPGTTKGSAPVKLLTNVQKLRLLTKAEKAGLLSAAERAGLSLSAVERLGLLSKAEELGVLSAATDPGTPGALQGLALLLLAAGPAVVFLVPEQYPWEVALQAVAALVSVAGGSAAFAASNFVSRLQGSSG